One part of the Aurantibacillus circumpalustris genome encodes these proteins:
- a CDS encoding methyl-accepting chemotaxis protein: protein MKLIKNLKIKTKIAVVMAILVLLNTLILGWVSYSSSRKSLEQSVFSQLISVKATKKKAIEQYFESMESLVLSLSRDKMVVDAAKDLSVAYDNLKIDQSSAEYRTLQDKVSNYYTSVVGPGITKNTGENFDGRTIAPKFPQTIVLQNEYVLNNGTAAGSAHNNTAISGIDEYNHIHSIYDPGLANVTSKFTISDLFIIDKDGQVLYSASKEIDYASDLVNGTQSNSNLANSYKTAINGPADKGVLTDFEPYVASLGVPSAFMSAPIIENGQTIGVVAFQLSIDQINDVMTGNNKWLEDGLGATGETYLLGEDYKMRSTSRFLEENPEEYYKELARVGYDQKNLDRIKAAGSPILYQTIKTEASSSALSGTKGDKLISDYRNSAVLSSFEPINIMGLKWAIIAEKDQDEAFASIYSLRNMIITMGLIVMLVSIVFAVVIASSIAKPILTLVEKIKMVAQGDLTVSIESTSKDEVGDALGSMKSMVEKLREIISTITSGAENILSASTQMSASSQQMSEGATEQASSVEEISSSMEEMVANIQQNTSNSKETEKISVKSAKEINESNQAVDTTVHSMKTIASKISIIGEIARQTNLLALNAAVEAARAGEHGKGFAVVAAEVRKLAERSQLAASEIDEVSRKSVDIAVNSGELLKNVVPNIQKTAELVQEIVSSSIEQNSGAEQVNNAIQQLNQVVQENAAASEEVAAGAEELNAQAEQLKETVTFFKLDHNHAAKRTHDKKVLHTTSLTKQLAVSQKTSSAKFDRIGMHLGNGKSSNVKLDLSDNDVEYEKF, encoded by the coding sequence ATGAAACTAATTAAAAATTTAAAAATCAAAACAAAAATCGCCGTTGTAATGGCAATACTGGTATTGCTGAATACGCTAATACTAGGCTGGGTAAGTTACAGTTCTTCTAGAAAGAGTTTAGAACAAAGTGTGTTCTCGCAACTTATTTCAGTAAAAGCAACCAAGAAAAAAGCCATTGAGCAGTATTTTGAATCAATGGAAAGCCTTGTATTAAGCTTATCAAGAGACAAAATGGTAGTTGATGCTGCTAAGGATTTAAGTGTTGCTTATGATAACTTAAAAATAGATCAAAGCAGTGCTGAATATCGCACACTGCAAGATAAAGTATCGAATTATTATACCAGCGTTGTTGGTCCCGGTATTACGAAAAATACAGGAGAGAATTTCGATGGTCGCACCATTGCCCCGAAATTTCCACAGACCATTGTGCTCCAAAATGAGTATGTTCTTAATAATGGAACAGCTGCTGGATCAGCACATAACAATACAGCTATTTCAGGAATTGACGAGTACAATCATATACACTCAATTTATGATCCAGGACTCGCAAATGTAACCTCTAAATTTACCATCTCAGATTTATTTATTATCGACAAAGACGGTCAAGTACTCTATTCAGCATCTAAAGAAATTGATTATGCGTCAGACTTAGTTAATGGTACTCAATCTAACAGCAATCTCGCTAATAGTTACAAAACAGCAATTAATGGTCCTGCGGACAAAGGTGTATTAACCGATTTTGAACCCTATGTTGCCTCTTTAGGTGTACCTTCTGCTTTTATGTCTGCACCCATTATTGAAAATGGACAAACCATCGGTGTGGTTGCATTTCAGTTATCAATTGATCAAATCAATGATGTAATGACCGGTAACAACAAATGGTTGGAAGACGGACTTGGTGCTACAGGAGAAACCTACCTTCTAGGTGAGGACTATAAAATGCGTAGTACTTCACGTTTTTTGGAGGAAAATCCTGAAGAATATTATAAAGAACTTGCACGTGTAGGGTACGACCAAAAAAATCTTGATCGCATTAAAGCTGCTGGTTCGCCAATTCTATATCAAACCATTAAAACTGAAGCATCCAGCTCAGCATTAAGTGGGACAAAAGGTGACAAACTCATCAGTGATTATCGCAACAGTGCGGTACTAAGTTCCTTTGAACCGATTAATATAATGGGTTTAAAATGGGCCATTATTGCAGAAAAAGATCAAGACGAAGCTTTTGCCTCGATTTATAGTTTGCGTAATATGATTATTACCATGGGATTAATAGTTATGCTTGTTTCTATTGTTTTTGCTGTGGTGATTGCAAGTTCAATCGCAAAGCCAATTTTAACCCTTGTTGAAAAAATTAAAATGGTGGCACAAGGTGATCTTACAGTTTCTATCGAGTCAACTTCAAAGGATGAAGTAGGAGATGCACTTGGCAGTATGAAAAGCATGGTTGAAAAACTAAGAGAAATTATTAGTACAATCACTTCTGGCGCAGAAAATATTTTATCTGCGAGTACACAGATGTCTGCGTCTTCTCAACAAATGTCTGAAGGTGCCACTGAGCAAGCAAGTTCAGTGGAAGAAATTTCATCGTCAATGGAAGAGATGGTTGCTAACATTCAGCAGAATACAAGTAATTCGAAAGAAACAGAAAAAATATCGGTTAAGTCTGCTAAAGAAATTAATGAGAGTAATCAAGCTGTTGATACTACGGTTCATTCAATGAAAACGATTGCCAGTAAAATATCCATTATTGGAGAAATAGCAAGACAAACAAATTTATTAGCATTAAATGCAGCTGTTGAAGCAGCAAGAGCAGGTGAGCACGGCAAAGGATTTGCTGTTGTGGCAGCCGAGGTTCGTAAGTTGGCAGAAAGAAGTCAATTAGCAGCTTCAGAAATTGATGAGGTATCTCGCAAAAGTGTCGATATTGCTGTTAATTCAGGTGAACTTCTTAAGAATGTAGTCCCTAATATTCAAAAAACTGCTGAATTAGTTCAGGAGATTGTGAGTTCAAGTATTGAACAGAATTCAGGCGCAGAGCAGGTGAACAACGCGATTCAACAATTAAATCAGGTTGTACAGGAAAACGCAGCGGCTTCTGAAGAGGTGGCAGCGGGAGCTGAAGAACTGAATGCGCAGGCAGAACAATTAAAAGAAACAGTTACTTTTTTTAAATTGGATCATAATCATGCTGCAAAACGTACTCATGATAAAAAAGTTCTACATACAACTTCTCTAACAAAACAATTGGCAGTGAGCCAGAAAACAAGCTCTGCAAAATTCGATCGTATAGGAATGCACTTGGGTAATGGTAAGTCTAGTAACGTTAAATTAGATTTGAGCGATAACGATGTAGAATATGAAAAGTTTTAA